One genomic region from Gossypium hirsutum isolate 1008001.06 chromosome D13, Gossypium_hirsutum_v2.1, whole genome shotgun sequence encodes:
- the LOC107948008 gene encoding uncharacterized protein — MDGKRGYLFLLVALISMLNGGGGVRAESTAECKGERNIRVNACKGVIRQKSPTPYCCQRLRVTHVNCVCPIITPQLAALIDVNYAIKVIQGCGRQVPRHFKCGSKLSPLRLC; from the coding sequence ATGGACGGAAAgcgtgggtacttgttcttattGGTGGCACTGATAAGCATGCTGAATGGCGGTGGAGGTGTAAGGGCAGAAAGTACAGCAGAGTGCAAAGGAGAGAGGAATATACGGGTGAACGCATGCAAGGGCGTGATAAGACAAAAGTCTCCCACTCCATATTGTTGCCAGAGACTCAGGGTTACGCATGTTAACTGTGTTTGTCCAATAATAACACCTCAGCTGGCAGCATTGATCGACGTCAACTATGCTATTAAGGTTATCCAGGGCTGTGGAAGACAAGTCCCTCGCCATTTCAAATGCGGAAGTAAGCTCTCTCCATTAAGATTATGCTAA